In the genome of Mycoplasmopsis pulmonis, one region contains:
- a CDS encoding type 2 periplasmic-binding domain-containing protein translates to MRFKKAFITMAISSALIAIAGVFSTAVYLKSKNNYRPTIMNYEAYISPEGRNKINESGYKYQEFGELNEFSRAFDSAKAVAGFGSDFQIARLIKNKKLSKIDYEVILNQRNLLKEQDFEVVKNSKNEEIRRVKKEKVLSFFRPETVEHMQGYDQYLVDENNKRIDLDQDGKADEMWEFMIPYYIQDKVVAYSVGDYQKSDGTKASLRASSKNLSDQEKEKGLRFDDQSWKGILNTLKNKGYSKFGWTESARDNLLIGSSLEKNGYSGEPTEKNYSKQIDGFLKIVEQGTGSSIKDSKTNALTTSGLALLESLIDPNLLNEVGIIYNGDAIDGLFSSDNFANVEDGQSIRFIRPKKNITLMEGFILSSANSKEENKKILQVIYDAVYKGADYSVDELVEHSASFKKVTKGKNNPQAQEQYGLVLDYSALPILRNFDYINYSPTWKSDFEYFKRYYFNDNTSDEYYTIDEESKVSDEPESIILNENGELWSTQEIKTNIADIKNLNISTQEEHATKLLLNLYITQQKKQSVYGTFVDENTAPEDIYEVVYERIKPIDDKLRTEIISEYNSKTKG, encoded by the coding sequence ATGAGATTTAAAAAGGCTTTTATAACAATGGCTATTTCAAGTGCACTAATAGCTATTGCTGGTGTTTTTTCAACAGCTGTTTATCTAAAGTCAAAAAATAACTATCGACCAACAATTATGAACTATGAAGCTTATATTTCTCCTGAAGGAAGAAACAAAATCAATGAAAGTGGTTATAAATATCAAGAATTTGGTGAACTAAATGAATTTTCAAGAGCCTTTGACTCTGCTAAGGCAGTAGCTGGTTTTGGTTCTGATTTTCAAATAGCAAGGCTTATTAAAAATAAAAAACTTTCAAAAATTGACTATGAAGTTATTTTAAATCAACGTAACCTTCTAAAAGAACAAGACTTTGAAGTTGTAAAAAACTCAAAAAATGAGGAAATTAGACGAGTTAAAAAAGAAAAGGTTTTAAGTTTTTTTAGACCAGAAACAGTTGAGCACATGCAAGGCTACGATCAATATTTAGTAGATGAAAACAACAAAAGAATAGATCTAGACCAAGATGGAAAAGCAGATGAAATGTGAGAATTTATGATTCCTTATTACATCCAAGACAAAGTAGTGGCCTATAGTGTTGGAGATTATCAAAAAAGCGATGGCACCAAAGCTAGTCTAAGAGCCTCTTCTAAAAACTTAAGTGATCAAGAAAAAGAAAAAGGACTGCGCTTTGATGATCAAAGCTGAAAAGGAATTTTAAATACTCTAAAAAATAAAGGCTATTCGAAATTTGGTTGAACTGAATCTGCTAGAGATAATTTATTAATTGGCTCATCTTTAGAAAAAAATGGCTATAGTGGAGAGCCAACTGAAAAAAATTATTCAAAACAAATTGATGGTTTTTTAAAAATTGTTGAACAAGGAACTGGCTCATCAATTAAAGATAGTAAAACAAATGCTCTAACTACAAGTGGACTAGCTCTATTGGAGTCTTTAATTGATCCTAATCTTTTAAATGAAGTTGGAATAATTTATAACGGAGATGCAATTGATGGACTTTTTTCATCTGATAACTTTGCCAATGTTGAAGATGGTCAGTCAATTAGATTTATTAGACCTAAAAAAAATATTACTTTAATGGAAGGTTTTATTCTCTCTTCTGCTAATTCAAAAGAAGAAAACAAAAAAATACTTCAAGTAATCTATGATGCTGTTTACAAAGGAGCAGATTATAGCGTTGATGAGCTTGTTGAACATAGTGCTAGTTTTAAAAAAGTTACTAAAGGCAAAAATAATCCTCAAGCTCAAGAACAATATGGACTTGTTCTTGACTATAGCGCTCTTCCAATTCTTAGAAATTTCGACTACATTAACTACAGCCCAACTTGAAAAAGTGATTTTGAATATTTTAAAAGATATTACTTTAATGACAACACCTCAGATGAATATTACACAATTGATGAAGAGTCTAAAGTCTCAGATGAGCCTGAGAGCATTATTTTAAATGAAAATGGAGAGCTTTGAAGCACTCAAGAAATTAAAACAAATATTGCAGATATCAAAAATTTAAACATCTCAACTCAAGAAGAACATGCAACAAAATTGCTTTTAAATCTTTATATTACTCAACAGAAAAAACAAAGTGTTTATGGAACTTTTGTTGATGAAAACACTGCTCCAGAAGATATCTACGAAGTAGTTTATGAAAGAATAAAACCAATAGATGATAAGCTTAGAACAGAGATAATAAGTGAATATAACTCAAAAACTAAAGGTTAA
- a CDS encoding potassium channel family protein, with translation MNQKYLNIAKHLNNVAINEKSKEKDQPKVNLIVDVLRKIWFIVVLSFIILSFLLLIIDKKFIASNKSFFLVIELTIFFVLLVDFFLWTFTYPYRKNGKLISMIIFPFTFTGILLVSSFVPSIWILEAFIENKDINVELQNNKVPKTFEISQVLSFLRSLVFLRVGRVLMLLQVFEPFKILYRAFKNEKKILISLFVFIIILILIFSLIIYSVETIGENANPNIKNYWDAIYFTTISMTTIGYGDISPVTTNGKIIIVIISIIGIALFAIPSGVIAGAFLAEIQKKINNQNNNEEENFFKKLNPLEKVKFIFFCQDDSKKQKQKEAIVNDKNIPKAKNK, from the coding sequence ATGAATCAAAAATATCTTAACATTGCAAAGCATTTAAACAACGTAGCAATTAATGAAAAATCAAAAGAAAAAGACCAACCAAAAGTTAATTTAATTGTTGATGTTTTAAGAAAAATTTGATTTATAGTTGTCCTATCTTTTATAATTTTGTCTTTTTTATTACTTATTATTGACAAAAAATTCATAGCTAGTAACAAAAGTTTTTTTCTAGTTATTGAACTTACAATTTTCTTTGTTTTATTAGTTGACTTTTTTTTATGAACTTTTACATATCCATATAGAAAAAATGGAAAGCTTATTTCTATGATAATTTTTCCTTTTACATTTACAGGCATTTTATTAGTAAGCTCTTTTGTGCCTAGCATTTGAATACTTGAGGCTTTTATAGAAAACAAAGACATAAATGTTGAATTACAAAATAACAAAGTACCTAAAACTTTTGAAATTAGTCAAGTATTAAGCTTTCTTCGATCTTTGGTTTTTTTAAGAGTTGGAAGAGTTTTGATGCTTTTACAAGTTTTTGAGCCATTTAAAATTTTGTATAGAGCTTTTAAAAATGAGAAAAAAATTTTAATTTCCCTTTTTGTTTTTATCATTATTTTAATTTTAATTTTTTCACTAATCATTTATTCAGTAGAAACAATTGGTGAAAATGCAAATCCAAATATTAAAAACTATTGAGATGCAATTTATTTTACTACTATTTCAATGACAACAATTGGTTATGGTGATATCTCCCCTGTTACTACAAACGGAAAAATTATTATAGTTATTATTTCAATTATAGGTATTGCTTTATTTGCAATTCCATCAGGGGTTATTGCAGGGGCTTTTCTAGCTGAGATTCAAAAGAAAATTAATAACCAAAATAATAATGAAGAAGAAAACTTTTTTAAAAAACTTAATCCTCTTGAAAAAGTTAAATTTATTTTCTTTTGTCAAGATGATTCTAAAAAACAAAAACAAAAAGAAGCTATTGTCAATGATAAAAATATCCCTAAGGCAAAAAATAAATAA
- a CDS encoding ABC transporter permease, translating to MTNLINFLKKFEFVKKSYIWIILILFYIPLIYGFVFSFNSEPKKGSVSLLSWNGFSSKGWLELFSDERVNGLANSFLIAIINSFFVIVISLISVFAIWNQKNKMAKAGKNFMHYSSSVPLINPDIVTAVALTLVFSIFFGTLYASSESFYRSVIAHIVMSLPYGIMLMYPRSEKFNKNLLEASYDLGYGKIKSWFKIYFVYMLSSIVFVFVITSFLSFDDFIITRITSNTSTIGTQLYEGSFQTWALALGAIMLLFVVLGNALYLSYKNAGSFKSLFNRTNNLIKSKVNFKEAKNEI from the coding sequence ATGACTAATTTAATAAATTTTTTAAAAAAATTTGAATTTGTTAAAAAAAGTTACATTTGAATTATTTTAATTTTGTTTTACATTCCTTTAATTTATGGCTTTGTTTTTTCTTTTAATAGTGAACCTAAAAAAGGAAGTGTTTCTCTTTTATCTTGAAATGGCTTTAGTTCAAAAGGATGATTAGAACTTTTTTCTGATGAAAGAGTTAACGGATTGGCCAATTCCTTTTTAATTGCAATTATTAACTCATTTTTTGTAATTGTAATTTCTCTTATTTCAGTTTTTGCCATTTGAAATCAAAAAAATAAAATGGCCAAAGCTGGAAAAAACTTTATGCACTATAGCTCATCTGTTCCTTTAATTAACCCAGATATTGTCACAGCTGTTGCACTAACTTTAGTTTTTAGTATCTTTTTTGGAACTCTTTATGCCTCAAGTGAGTCATTTTACAGAAGTGTAATTGCCCACATTGTAATGTCACTTCCTTATGGAATTATGCTTATGTATCCAAGAAGTGAAAAGTTTAACAAAAACTTACTAGAGGCCTCTTATGATCTTGGATATGGAAAAATTAAGAGCTGATTCAAAATCTACTTTGTTTATATGCTTTCAAGTATTGTTTTTGTTTTTGTTATTACTTCATTTCTTTCTTTTGATGATTTTATCATCACAAGAATCACCTCAAATACCTCAACAATAGGAACTCAGCTCTATGAAGGATCATTTCAAACATGAGCTCTTGCTTTAGGGGCGATCATGCTTTTATTTGTAGTTTTAGGAAATGCTCTTTATTTAAGTTATAAAAATGCTGGTTCATTTAAATCTTTATTTAATAGAACTAATAACTTAATTAAAAGCAAAGTTAATTTCAAGGAGGCTAAAAATGAGATTTAA